One Thauera sp. K11 DNA window includes the following coding sequences:
- a CDS encoding OmpP1/FadL family transporter, protein MRRSTISGVLAAALAAMASGPASAAGFQLLEQNASGIANAYAGSAAIAENASTIFFNPAGMTRLPARTLSVGLAAVRPSFRFSNEGSQTGVLNAGTSDAGGWAAIPNGYVSWALDKDVHVGVGLGAPFGLMTEYDDDWAGAAHSTKFDIKTYNINPSIAWRVNDKLSLGAGVNWQRMEVEYVRRTGIVPVGGFPLPASFATLDAASDAWGWNVGVLLELTSATRVGLSYRSSIDHELKGDLKVKGPSPLFNAARSSNAKADVELPDTVILSAVHKLGSRWELLGDISRTGWSSIKKVDIVRTSGLDNGAVAQVLTTDFQDSWRYALGASYQYNDAWKLKFGIAYDESPVKDARRRLTSLPDNDRTWFSFGGQWRAGKDSLLDLGVAYLYIPDTSIENRDARDPLKGLVKGEYDSSVWILGAQYSLSF, encoded by the coding sequence ATGCGGCGATCGACGATTTCAGGTGTGCTGGCCGCTGCGCTGGCGGCGATGGCTTCCGGCCCGGCGTCGGCAGCGGGCTTCCAGCTTCTCGAACAGAATGCGAGCGGCATCGCCAACGCGTATGCCGGGTCCGCGGCGATCGCCGAGAATGCCAGCACGATCTTCTTCAATCCGGCCGGTATGACGCGGCTGCCGGCGCGGACCCTGTCGGTCGGCCTGGCCGCGGTGCGGCCGAGCTTCAGGTTCAGCAACGAGGGCTCCCAGACCGGCGTGCTGAATGCCGGGACGAGCGATGCGGGGGGCTGGGCCGCCATTCCCAACGGCTATGTCTCATGGGCGCTCGACAAAGACGTCCATGTCGGCGTCGGCCTGGGCGCGCCCTTCGGCCTGATGACCGAATACGACGACGACTGGGCGGGGGCGGCGCATTCGACGAAATTCGACATCAAGACCTACAACATCAATCCGTCGATCGCCTGGCGCGTCAACGACAAACTGTCGCTCGGGGCCGGGGTGAACTGGCAGCGCATGGAGGTCGAATACGTCAGGCGCACGGGCATCGTGCCGGTGGGCGGATTTCCCCTCCCCGCCAGCTTTGCGACCCTGGATGCCGCCAGCGACGCGTGGGGCTGGAACGTCGGCGTCCTGCTCGAGCTGACCAGCGCGACCCGGGTCGGCCTCTCGTACCGCTCCAGCATCGATCACGAACTCAAGGGCGACCTCAAGGTGAAGGGGCCGTCGCCTCTCTTCAATGCGGCGCGAAGCTCGAATGCGAAGGCCGACGTCGAACTCCCCGATACCGTCATCCTCAGTGCCGTGCACAAGCTCGGCAGCAGGTGGGAACTGCTGGGCGACATCTCGCGCACCGGCTGGAGCAGCATCAAGAAAGTGGACATCGTGCGCACGTCGGGGCTGGACAACGGTGCCGTCGCGCAGGTGCTGACGACCGACTTCCAGGATTCGTGGCGGTACGCGCTCGGCGCGAGCTACCAGTACAACGATGCCTGGAAGCTCAAGTTCGGCATCGCCTACGATGAATCGCCGGTCAAGGACGCGCGCCGGCGCCTCACCTCGCTGCCCGACAACGATCGGACGTGGTTTTCGTTCGGCGGCCAGTGGCGGGCGGGCAAGGACTCGCTGCTCGACCTCGGCGTGGCGTATCTCTACATCCCGGATACGTCCATCGAGAACCGCGATGCGCGCGATCCCCTCAAGGGGCTGGTCAAGGGGGAGTACGATTCGAGCGTGTGGATTCTCGGCGCACAATACTCGCTGTCCTTCTGA
- a CDS encoding AraC family transcriptional regulator — MKYRLLDEKSLIFEGADPFEVSEYVNRHVGVHRIRLPGSADPAAGLRHRKVGLIDLCRISYGGPVRVVSTGLSDVYHLQIILRGHCRYEISRQNHEFSSGDILLLNPDDPIDLTYSEDCEKFILKIPASLLDDVCAEQGWLKPREGIKFIPIRYQLHEIESLMNLLALLCQEAESADGSLQIFGHYNWIVANKLLTLLKHNIRREFPTLQSCSFERLVQHIDENIKRDISVEELARVSHMSLRSLYLLFERYADTTPKNYIKRRKLERIHATLIDPASTVRSVTAVALDYGFTHLGRFSECYKAAFGILPSDSLKRR, encoded by the coding sequence ATGAAATATCGCCTGCTCGACGAGAAGAGTCTGATCTTCGAAGGCGCGGACCCGTTCGAGGTATCGGAGTACGTCAATCGCCACGTCGGCGTGCACCGCATCCGGCTGCCGGGAAGCGCAGATCCCGCGGCCGGGCTGCGCCACCGCAAGGTGGGCCTGATCGACCTGTGCCGCATCAGCTACGGCGGCCCGGTACGCGTGGTGTCCACCGGGCTGTCCGACGTCTACCACCTGCAGATCATCCTGCGCGGCCACTGCCGGTACGAGATCTCGCGCCAGAACCATGAGTTTTCTTCCGGCGACATCCTGCTGCTGAACCCCGACGATCCGATCGACCTGACCTACTCGGAAGACTGCGAAAAGTTCATCCTCAAGATCCCGGCCTCGCTGCTCGACGACGTCTGCGCCGAACAAGGCTGGCTCAAGCCCCGCGAGGGCATCAAGTTCATCCCGATCCGCTACCAGCTCCACGAGATCGAGAGCCTCATGAACCTGCTGGCGCTGCTGTGCCAGGAGGCCGAATCCGCGGACGGCTCACTGCAGATCTTCGGGCACTACAACTGGATCGTCGCCAACAAGCTGCTGACCCTGCTCAAGCACAACATCCGGCGGGAGTTTCCCACCCTGCAGTCCTGCTCGTTCGAGCGGCTCGTCCAGCACATCGACGAGAACATCAAGCGCGACATCTCGGTGGAGGAACTGGCGCGCGTGTCGCACATGAGCCTGCGCTCGCTCTACCTGCTGTTCGAGCGCTATGCGGACACGACGCCCAAGAACTACATCAAGCGGCGCAAGCTCGAACGCATCCATGCGACGCTGATCGACCCGGCGAGCACGGTGCGCAGCGTCACCGCGGTCGCCCTCGACTACGGCTTCACGCACCTCGGGCGCTTTTCCGAGTGCTACAAGGCAGCCTTCGGCATCCTGCCGTCCGATTCCCTGAAACGCCGCTGA